A region of Sulfurimonas sp. DNA encodes the following proteins:
- a CDS encoding ATP citrate lyase citrate-binding domain-containing protein: MAQKAIREYDGKALFSKQWEKYFSGFHYGFKSVLVSSGKELLAKAEEHGFEWLKQETLVAKPDMLFGKRGKNDLVLFKDKKVGDVTLAVAATWIDEKISHTTTLLTGQHGTLTHFIVEPFIPHTQEQEYYICATCVDEDDVLYMSAEGGMEVEDGWDDKVNQVIIPIDMSDADMEHAIKANIPSEIPPNSKDCFTAFAISFFHFYRDMNFAYLEINPIVMLKDNNTAILDLVSKLDDTAGFMMKDAWGDIEYPTPFGMEDQTVEEKAIAVADSKSGASLKLTILNPMGRVWTMVAGGGASVVYADTIADFAEANGGSVADLANYGEYSGGPTTSETKFYADTVIDLMTRHKDPQGQDKILIIGGAIANFTDVAKTFTGIIQSFEENHERMKEHNTKIYVRRGGPNYEIGLKNIKEAADRLGLNIEVYGPQTHVTDIVRMALEK; this comes from the coding sequence ATGGCTCAAAAAGCGATACGCGAATATGACGGTAAAGCACTTTTTTCTAAACAATGGGAAAAGTATTTTAGTGGTTTCCATTATGGATTTAAATCAGTTTTAGTTTCTAGTGGAAAAGAACTTTTAGCAAAAGCTGAAGAACATGGTTTTGAGTGGTTAAAACAAGAAACTTTAGTAGCAAAACCAGATATGCTTTTTGGAAAAAGAGGTAAAAATGACTTAGTTCTTTTTAAAGATAAGAAAGTTGGTGATGTTACTTTAGCAGTAGCAGCTACATGGATAGATGAAAAAATATCACATACGACTACTCTTCTTACAGGACAACATGGAACTCTTACTCACTTTATAGTAGAGCCATTTATTCCCCACACTCAAGAACAAGAGTACTATATTTGTGCAACTTGTGTAGATGAAGATGATGTTTTATATATGTCAGCTGAAGGTGGTATGGAAGTTGAAGATGGCTGGGACGATAAAGTAAATCAAGTTATTATTCCTATTGATATGAGTGATGCAGATATGGAACATGCTATTAAAGCAAATATTCCGTCTGAAATTCCTCCTAATTCTAAAGACTGTTTTACAGCATTTGCTATTTCATTTTTTCATTTTTATAGAGATATGAATTTTGCTTATTTGGAAATAAATCCAATAGTAATGTTAAAAGATAATAATACTGCAATCCTTGACTTAGTTTCCAAACTTGATGATACTGCAGGTTTTATGATGAAAGATGCTTGGGGAGATATTGAGTACCCAACTCCATTTGGTATGGAAGACCAAACAGTAGAAGAAAAAGCTATTGCGGTGGCAGATAGTAAATCAGGAGCTTCATTAAAGCTTACTATTTTAAATCCTATGGGTAGAGTTTGGACTATGGTTGCTGGTGGTGGAGCATCTGTTGTTTATGCTGATACTATTGCAGACTTTGCAGAAGCAAATGGCGGAAGTGTTGCAGATTTAGCCAATTATGGAGAGTATTCTGGTGGACCAACAACTAGTGAAACAAAATTTTATGCTGATACTGTTATTGATTTAATGACTAGACACAAAGATCCACAAGGGCAAGATAAGATTTTAATTATTGGTGGAGCTATAGCAAACTTTACTGATGTTGCAAAAACTTTTACAGGTATTATTCAATCATTTGAAGAAAATCATGAAAGAATGAAAGAACATAATACAAAAATATATGTTCGTCGAGGTGGACCAAATTATGAGATAGGTCTTAAAAATATTAAAGAAGCAGCAGATAGACTAGGTTTAAACATAGAAGTTTATGGACCACAAACACATGTTACTGACATTGTTAGAATGGCATTAGAGAAGTAG
- a CDS encoding AI-2E family transporter, with amino-acid sequence MQERNIGYFFIVFASIIIVLAGIKSASAIIVPFLLSLFIAIILSPLYAYINKKGLPSIISLTIVIGLFLIFLISVAKLIGNSAQEFSANISFYEQQLSAVLHQFVEVTTKYGIEIPEAEISNIINTKQIMQFSSTIIQSIGSLFTNGFVILLSVVFMLLESQNFIGKILSITKNTMVINNIKEITNKIKSYMVLKTVISLFTGLIIWISLYIIGTDYAFLWAVLAFMLNFIPNIGSIIAAVPAVLLTLVQLGSISALIVSGIYVGVNIIIGSVIEPKIMGKGLGLSTLVVFLSLLFWGWLLGIVGMLLSIPLTIMMKIIFYEKENTKWIAVLLGSGDNLKNDNK; translated from the coding sequence ATGCAAGAGCGAAATATAGGGTATTTTTTTATTGTATTTGCCAGTATTATTATAGTATTAGCAGGAATTAAGAGTGCATCTGCAATCATTGTGCCTTTTTTGCTTTCTTTATTTATTGCAATTATTCTCTCACCTTTATATGCATATATAAATAAAAAAGGTTTACCTAGCATTATTTCTTTAACAATAGTTATTGGTTTATTTTTAATATTTTTAATTTCTGTTGCAAAATTGATAGGAAATTCTGCTCAAGAGTTTAGTGCTAATATTTCTTTTTATGAGCAACAATTATCAGCAGTTCTTCATCAGTTTGTAGAAGTTACTACCAAATATGGTATTGAAATACCAGAAGCTGAAATATCTAATATTATAAATACAAAACAAATCATGCAATTTTCAAGCACAATTATTCAAAGTATTGGTTCATTATTTACAAATGGATTTGTGATACTTTTAAGCGTAGTTTTTATGCTTTTAGAATCTCAAAATTTTATAGGTAAAATTTTATCAATAACAAAAAACACTATGGTTATTAATAATATAAAAGAAATTACAAATAAAATAAAAAGTTATATGGTTTTAAAAACTGTTATATCATTATTTACAGGTTTAATAATTTGGATTTCTCTTTATATTATTGGTACAGATTATGCATTTCTTTGGGCAGTATTAGCTTTCATGTTGAACTTTATTCCTAATATTGGTTCTATAATTGCTGCTGTTCCAGCAGTTTTACTTACTTTAGTTCAACTAGGCTCTATTAGTGCGTTAATAGTTAGTGGAATTTATGTAGGTGTTAATATAATAATCGGGTCTGTAATAGAGCCAAAAATAATGGGTAAAGGACTTGGTCTTTCTACTTTAGTTGTATTTTTGTCTTTACTATTTTGGGGTTGGTTACTTGGGATTGTTGGAATGTTGCTTTCTATTCCGTTAACAATTATGATGAAAATAATTTTTTATGAAAAAGAAAATACAAAATGGATAGCTGTGCTTTTAGGTAGCGGAGATAATCTAAAAAATGATAATAAGTAA
- the galU gene encoding UTP--glucose-1-phosphate uridylyltransferase GalU produces MSNNIIIKKCLFPAAGYGTRFLPATKAIPKEMLPVLTKPLLQYGVEEAISADIETMAIVTGRGKRAIEDHFDISYELEHQIKGTPKEHYLTEIRDVITNCTFSYTRQIEMKGLGHAIACGETLIGNEPFAVILADDLCDNEGGESVLSQMLKLYEKYKCSIVAVEEIPTHDSNKYGVIAGEFIEDNIIRVSDMVEKPEPKDAPSNLAIIGRYILTPDIFEILKETKAGRGGEIQITDALLTQAKQGNVIAYKFKGKRFDCGSVDGFVEATNYFYQKSANG; encoded by the coding sequence ATGTCAAATAATATAATAATAAAAAAATGTCTCTTCCCGGCAGCTGGATATGGAACAAGATTTTTACCTGCAACAAAAGCTATACCAAAAGAGATGCTACCTGTTTTAACAAAGCCACTACTTCAGTATGGTGTAGAAGAGGCGATTAGCGCAGATATTGAAACAATGGCAATTGTGACAGGGCGTGGGAAAAGAGCTATTGAAGATCATTTTGACATATCTTATGAACTTGAACACCAAATAAAGGGAACACCAAAAGAACATTATTTGACAGAGATTCGTGATGTAATTACAAATTGTACTTTTTCATATACTAGACAGATAGAGATGAAAGGTTTGGGTCACGCAATTGCTTGTGGTGAAACTCTTATAGGGAATGAGCCATTTGCTGTTATATTAGCAGATGATTTATGTGACAATGAAGGTGGCGAATCAGTGCTTAGTCAAATGCTTAAACTATATGAAAAATATAAGTGTAGTATTGTGGCAGTTGAAGAAATTCCAACTCATGACTCAAATAAATATGGCGTGATTGCTGGAGAATTTATAGAAGATAATATAATCAGAGTTAGTGATATGGTAGAAAAACCAGAGCCAAAGGATGCTCCATCTAACTTAGCGATTATAGGAAGGTATATACTGACTCCTGATATTTTTGAAATTTTAAAAGAAACAAAAGCTGGTCGTGGTGGAGAGATACAAATCACAGATGCACTTCTTACACAAGCAAAGCAAGGTAATGTTATTGCTTATAAATTTAAAGGTAAAAGATTTGATTGTGGTAGCGTAGATGGCTTTGTAGAAGCTACAAACTATTTTTATCAAAAAAGCGCTAATGGATAA
- a CDS encoding citrate/2-methylcitrate synthase, whose amino-acid sequence MTQLFTKETQAIFFNNNKTAIQRMLDYDYTINRQTPSVAAIVAPTSANKFERFFMGSDEVMIPLFKTTADAKNTYPSADVLLNFGSFRTAYDVTMDAMDIGGFSTIMITAEGIPERLARKMNNRARTQGVNVIGPATVGAISPGAFKIANIGGTIENIINSKLHRAGSCGLVTRSGGLFNELGNIISINADGIAEGVAIGGDRFVGSVFIDNLLRMEKNPEVKYTVLLGEVGGTEEYKIIEAIKDGRIKKPMIGWCIGTIAKHFSSGVQFGHAGASANADAETAATKNKAMAEVGIYVPKSFNDLPAMINKVYEELKANGTIEEIVEQELKTIPKTRRSKEFICTISDDRGDECTYAGFPISSVATPETGKGIGDVISLLWFKKQYPTWATQFIETVMKTVADHGPAVSGAHNAKVTARAGKSVVESLVTGLLTIGPRFGGAIDGAAKYFKHADDNNLSPAEFLNYMKKEGVPIPGIGHRIKSLKNPDLRVEGLKKFAKDYFPSTPLLDYALTVEQLTTSKKENLILNVDGTIGILMVDMWRALNYPEFEIDEFVESGTLNSFFIVGRSIGFIGHILDEKRLAMPMYRHPMDDIFYDVQEAEEV is encoded by the coding sequence ATGACACAATTATTTACAAAAGAAACACAAGCAATTTTTTTCAATAACAATAAAACGGCAATACAAAGAATGCTAGATTATGATTACACAATTAACAGACAAACACCATCTGTTGCAGCAATAGTTGCTCCAACAAGTGCCAATAAATTTGAGAGATTTTTTATGGGTTCTGATGAAGTTATGATTCCTCTTTTTAAAACAACTGCAGATGCGAAAAATACATATCCTAGTGCAGATGTTCTTTTAAATTTTGGTTCTTTTAGAACGGCTTATGATGTGACGATGGATGCTATGGATATAGGTGGATTTTCTACTATTATGATTACAGCAGAGGGAATACCAGAACGACTAGCAAGAAAGATGAACAATAGAGCAAGAACACAAGGTGTGAATGTAATTGGACCAGCAACAGTTGGTGCGATATCTCCTGGTGCATTCAAAATAGCAAATATTGGTGGGACAATTGAGAATATTATTAATTCAAAACTACATCGTGCAGGATCATGTGGACTAGTAACTCGTTCTGGTGGTTTATTTAATGAACTTGGAAATATTATTAGTATCAATGCTGATGGAATTGCTGAAGGTGTTGCAATTGGTGGTGATAGATTTGTTGGTTCAGTTTTTATAGACAACTTGCTAAGAATGGAGAAAAATCCTGAAGTTAAATATACAGTACTTCTTGGAGAAGTTGGTGGAACTGAAGAATATAAAATAATAGAAGCTATCAAAGATGGACGAATTAAAAAACCTATGATAGGTTGGTGCATTGGTACTATTGCTAAACATTTTAGTAGTGGTGTTCAGTTCGGTCATGCAGGAGCTAGTGCAAATGCAGATGCAGAAACTGCTGCTACAAAAAATAAAGCAATGGCAGAAGTTGGCATCTATGTTCCTAAATCATTTAATGATTTACCAGCAATGATAAACAAAGTTTATGAAGAGTTAAAGGCAAATGGTACGATAGAAGAAATTGTTGAACAAGAACTAAAAACAATTCCAAAAACACGAAGAAGTAAGGAGTTTATTTGTACTATTTCTGATGATAGAGGAGATGAGTGTACTTACGCAGGTTTCCCAATATCAAGTGTTGCTACTCCAGAAACTGGCAAAGGTATAGGTGATGTTATTTCACTTTTATGGTTTAAAAAACAGTACCCAACATGGGCAACTCAGTTTATAGAAACGGTTATGAAAACTGTTGCTGACCATGGTCCAGCAGTTTCAGGTGCACATAATGCAAAAGTTACAGCAAGAGCTGGAAAGTCAGTTGTTGAGTCATTAGTTACAGGTTTATTAACAATCGGTCCTAGATTTGGTGGAGCGATAGATGGAGCTGCTAAATATTTTAAACATGCTGATGATAATAACCTTTCACCTGCCGAATTTTTAAACTATATGAAAAAAGAAGGAGTTCCAATTCCAGGAATCGGTCATAGAATAAAATCTCTTAAAAATCCAGATTTAAGAGTTGAAGGCTTGAAAAAATTTGCAAAAGACTATTTTCCTTCTACCCCGTTGTTGGATTATGCATTAACAGTTGAGCAATTAACAACATCAAAAAAAGAGAATTTAATTCTTAATGTAGATGGGACAATCGGAATATTAATGGTTGATATGTGGAGAGCATTAAACTATCCAGAGTTTGAAATAGATGAATTTGTAGAATCAGGTACATTAAATTCATTTTTTATAGTAGGAAGAAGTATTGGTTTTATTGGACATATATTAGATGAAAAAAGACTTGCAATGCCAATGTATAGACATCCAATGGATGATATTTTTTATGATGTACAAGAAGCAGAAGAAGTATAA
- a CDS encoding flagellar biosynthesis anti-sigma factor FlgM, whose product MISQLNSSAVRSAYTSNFGESKETDKAQANISKQGDTSKVERIKEALESGEYKINLEALSQKIAEELL is encoded by the coding sequence ATGATTTCGCAACTGAATAGTTCAGCGGTTCGCAGTGCTTATACTAGTAACTTTGGAGAATCCAAAGAGACTGATAAGGCACAAGCAAATATATCAAAACAAGGTGATACAAGCAAGGTAGAGAGAATTAAAGAAGCTCTTGAATCTGGTGAGTATAAAATTAACCTAGAAGCTCTTTCGCAAAAGATAGCCGAAGAGTTGTTATAG
- a CDS encoding aminodeoxychorismate/anthranilate synthase component II, whose translation MILMIDNYDSFTYNIVQYCRELGADLKIIRNDEMSVQEIEKLSPQKIIISPGPASPDEAGITLEVIDYFKDKLPILGICLGHQSIAQVFGGDVIRATNMMHGKTSTMNIVSQCKIFKNLPQKFVATRYHSLIVDKESLPNKIEPIIYSEDDNEIMAIKIKDKDIYGVQFHPESIMSEYGHEIIGNFLKL comes from the coding sequence ATGATTTTAATGATAGATAATTATGATAGTTTTACTTATAATATAGTTCAATATTGCAGAGAATTAGGTGCTGATTTAAAAATAATAAGAAATGATGAAATGAGTGTTCAAGAGATTGAAAAACTTTCTCCACAAAAGATTATAATATCGCCTGGTCCGGCATCTCCTGATGAAGCAGGTATTACATTAGAAGTTATTGATTATTTTAAAGATAAATTACCAATTCTTGGGATTTGTTTGGGACATCAAAGTATTGCTCAGGTTTTTGGTGGAGATGTCATTCGTGCTACAAATATGATGCATGGTAAAACATCAACTATGAATATAGTTAGTCAATGCAAAATTTTTAAAAATTTACCACAAAAGTTCGTAGCAACAAGATACCATTCCCTCATAGTAGATAAAGAGTCACTTCCAAACAAGATAGAACCAATTATTTATAGTGAAGATGATAATGAAATAATGGCAATAAAAATAAAAGATAAAGATATATATGGCGTACAGTTTCATCCAGAGTCAATTATGAGTGAGTACGGTCATGAAATAATAGGAAATTTTTTAAAATTATGA
- a CDS encoding rod-binding protein, with protein MYGTNSINMQAKLMTQNSAIPKIDSNIDAAKLKEQTDAFESIIIKMLMDNAMKDEKNIFSEQNDPGDKIYKSMYREELAKASAGSFGFSEMLYDFLSRKN; from the coding sequence ATGTACGGAACTAACTCTATTAATATGCAAGCAAAATTGATGACACAAAATTCAGCAATACCAAAAATCGATTCAAATATAGATGCTGCAAAATTAAAAGAGCAAACAGACGCATTTGAGTCTATAATAATTAAGATGCTTATGGATAATGCAATGAAAGATGAGAAAAATATTTTCTCAGAACAAAATGACCCAGGCGATAAAATATATAAGTCAATGTACAGAGAAGAGTTAGCAAAAGCAAGTGCTGGTAGCTTCGGTTTTTCCGAAATGTTGTATGATTTTTTATCTAGAAAAAATTGA
- the flgK gene encoding flagellar hook-associated protein FlgK, translated as MASIFNALHIGYSGLNVAQNGINTTGHNISNAETEGYTRQRVVQASSTPLQAAPGNVGNGATIMNIKRIFDNFVFDKYTDASSDKEYSDFEKKTLEELSTYFPEIDGVGIKADLAEYYKMWQTFADNPDNDAIKLALATQTNTLTKHIAYTQSKVKGLQLRLNDQLAVNINEVNAIAKELAGINKSIENAEAGKTYTANDLRDKRNVLERSLSRLIGAVTNSSSIKSNIQIDSSANIKTGSYTINVNGFNIVDGNSYHPIHIDNKNNESGFYVVSYERQDGVLIPMTENISGGVVGSILNLRGAGLDTTSGMPTDGIVQNVVTQLNAFARGLIESTNNIYARSATTKMESNTLSLNPINSIVNSSYNVNPGSFSIVIYDIDGKIVARRSIKIDVATSMTGIVGSNSIQGQIESQGDDNSDGNANNDVDDFIRFNWATYASGEKALEFELDALAKSQGYTFSLEDTLKTDSYSSGTNFAGALGMSRYFDGNDAKSIKLSSNIKNNPTLISAGATPLAGDNKVALSMVQHQYEKYNFKIGANTYNEKVYAMFDIIATDVGTQTKAAILKNETISTQFTAIELEYFSVSKVGLDEEMANLIKYQTAYGAAAKIITTIDQMMQTLLGIKT; from the coding sequence ATGGCTTCCATATTTAATGCGCTTCATATTGGTTACTCAGGTTTAAATGTAGCTCAAAATGGTATAAATACAACTGGACACAACATTTCAAATGCAGAGACAGAGGGCTACACAAGACAAAGAGTAGTTCAAGCATCATCAACACCTTTACAAGCAGCTCCTGGAAATGTAGGAAATGGTGCTACTATTATGAACATAAAGAGGATATTTGATAATTTTGTATTTGACAAATATACAGATGCATCTTCAGATAAAGAATATAGTGATTTTGAAAAAAAAACTTTAGAAGAACTTTCAACATATTTTCCAGAAATAGATGGTGTTGGTATTAAAGCAGATTTAGCAGAATACTATAAAATGTGGCAAACATTTGCAGATAATCCAGATAATGATGCTATTAAATTAGCACTAGCAACTCAAACAAATACATTGACAAAACATATAGCATATACACAAAGCAAAGTTAAAGGTTTACAATTAAGATTAAATGACCAATTGGCAGTGAATATAAATGAAGTTAATGCAATAGCCAAAGAACTTGCAGGGATTAATAAATCAATAGAAAATGCTGAAGCTGGGAAAACTTATACAGCAAATGATTTAAGAGATAAAAGAAATGTTTTAGAGAGAAGTTTATCGAGACTTATAGGAGCAGTGACAAATTCTAGTAGCATAAAGTCTAATATTCAAATAGATAGTTCTGCCAATATTAAAACAGGAAGTTATACCATTAATGTAAATGGTTTTAATATAGTTGATGGAAATTCGTACCATCCGATTCATATTGATAATAAAAATAATGAAAGTGGTTTTTATGTAGTTTCGTATGAGAGACAAGATGGAGTACTTATACCGATGACAGAAAATATTTCTGGCGGTGTTGTTGGTTCTATATTAAATTTGCGTGGAGCAGGACTAGACACAACAAGTGGAATGCCAACAGATGGAATAGTTCAAAATGTTGTCACTCAGCTAAATGCTTTTGCAAGAGGTTTGATAGAGTCCACTAATAATATTTATGCGAGAAGTGCTACCACTAAGATGGAGTCAAATACTTTAAGCTTAAATCCAATTAACTCTATAGTTAATTCATCATACAATGTTAATCCTGGATCTTTTAGTATTGTTATATACGATATAGATGGTAAAATCGTAGCAAGAAGAAGTATTAAAATTGATGTAGCAACCTCAATGACAGGGATTGTTGGTTCTAACTCTATCCAAGGACAAATAGAATCACAGGGAGATGATAATAGTGATGGAAATGCGAATAATGATGTAGATGATTTTATCAGATTCAATTGGGCTACTTATGCAAGTGGTGAGAAGGCATTAGAATTTGAATTGGATGCACTTGCTAAATCTCAAGGTTATACCTTTTCGTTAGAAGATACTTTAAAAACTGACTCTTATTCATCTGGAACTAATTTCGCTGGTGCTCTTGGTATGAGCAGATACTTTGATGGAAATGATGCGAAAAGTATCAAGTTAAGTAGCAACATAAAAAATAATCCTACTCTTATATCTGCAGGAGCAACACCTTTAGCAGGTGATAATAAAGTAGCATTAAGCATGGTTCAACATCAATATGAAAAGTATAATTTTAAAATAGGAGCGAATACATATAATGAGAAGGTATACGCAATGTTTGATATTATTGCAACAGATGTTGGTACGCAAACAAAGGCTGCTATATTAAAAAATGAAACAATCTCGACTCAATTTACTGCCATAGAATTAGAATATTTTTCAGTTTCAAAAGTTGGTCTTGATGAAGAAATGGCAAACTTGATTAAATATCAAACTGCTTATGGTGCAGCAGCAAAAATCATAACAACAATAGATCAAATGATGCAAACATTATTGGGAATAAAAACATAA
- a CDS encoding ABC transporter permease, which translates to MPKISIAILISIFLFSFLGSLFYSIDAYSLDSASILISPSLEHLLGTDRLGRDILARLIEGGKVSLIIGVGSAFISSVIGLILGSAAGYFRGNVDKVFIIIVDLFLTFPTFFLLLALVSYVNASAWVLIIIISITGWMTTARLIRSESFRVTSQPYIKILNIGQVSKIKILLKYYAPILAPIYFVSFTFGVGGAILAESGLSFLGLGIVAPQMSWGTILSGGKEVIEIAWWVSFFPGLMIFLVTFSLINISNYLQQITNQKEIQN; encoded by the coding sequence ATACCAAAAATCAGTATAGCTATATTAATAAGTATTTTTTTATTCTCATTTTTAGGCTCTTTGTTTTATAGTATAGATGCTTATTCGTTAGATAGTGCTTCTATACTAATTTCTCCTTCTTTAGAACACCTTCTTGGCACAGACAGATTAGGACGAGATATATTAGCCAGATTGATTGAAGGTGGAAAAGTATCTTTAATTATTGGAGTTGGAAGTGCTTTTATATCATCAGTGATTGGTCTTATTTTAGGCTCAGCCGCAGGTTATTTTAGAGGAAATGTAGATAAAGTATTTATTATAATTGTTGATTTATTTTTAACATTCCCAACATTCTTTTTATTATTAGCACTTGTAAGTTATGTAAATGCATCAGCATGGGTTTTAATAATTATTATTTCCATAACGGGTTGGATGACTACGGCAAGACTAATCCGTTCTGAAAGTTTTAGAGTTACTTCTCAGCCATATATTAAAATATTAAATATCGGGCAAGTAAGTAAAATAAAAATACTACTTAAATATTATGCACCTATTTTGGCTCCTATATATTTTGTTAGTTTTACTTTTGGAGTTGGTGGTGCGATACTTGCAGAATCAGGACTTAGTTTTTTAGGACTTGGTATAGTCGCTCCACAAATGAGTTGGGGTACAATTTTAAGTGGTGGGAAAGAAGTTATTGAAATAGCTTGGTGGGTTAGTTTTTTCCCAGGGCTGATGATTTTTTTAGTTACTTTTTCACTCATAAATATTTCAAATTATTTACAACAAATCACAAATCAAAAAGAAATACAAAATTAA